One part of the Pecten maximus chromosome 1, xPecMax1.1, whole genome shotgun sequence genome encodes these proteins:
- the LOC117335113 gene encoding coilin-like — MSATMVEKHVRIRIYFENALQAPTWLLVDHESIYTIQDLENEIRRRFLGNNNSIVLLLDDCVLPKSEKTVILRDNDRVVVRECDHHKIPPDPSLSSVKEKRTVSHNFNNTEKTKEIEPIVRAQDESKKKDKKKESKLYLCQSEEKKKKKKKERVASPDFVNAEQKTKKMKKKRKLDKCEKSHESQQSAISSHINIHNQIKETEGSELLVFACSTKQDQSLDNPDKERAELDSGKTLKKGKQRKRSRDSVSSAVTTVSQKSSIDTGGNEANSVPHGNRKRKDSLKSLTGNEIGNNEGDSEEERGVKKRRRRRRKNKNTAEAEASGASNKNNSSFDNKLQKQFHPKPARNVINIYGTKNNHKVFNESESEEETPAVQESVNGMEDDNIPGEEKQESLEQAKKRLLEKVQQEYHSLTDNRDTVDRHQPINEPLSENVQVQTPYNSVQQFSSTELIHENGQLQQHEDVQVNTGMSQVQLQLVKLANGVPVYTRQRQKRYFNAFHGKELSKEQQLNTSLTNKSIIITNDQPTAIQEPDKANCESKSEGSLPPPVQDYTKFPPLQGTPRQGDKIAYKILELSDSYTPEVSYYKEAVVLNFDHNSQMIEIETKPGGPDSKPQGKFHLDDDDDHLHIEPKLSLQWESLMETRLLDIV, encoded by the exons ATGTCAGCTACCATGGTGGAAAAACACGTTCGCATACGTATTTACTTCGAAAATGCATTGCAGGCCCCAACATGGCTTTTAGTTGACCACGAATCTATTTACACTATCCAAgatttagaaaatgaaattagACGACGTTTTCTTGGAAACAACAATTCAATTGTGCTGTTATTAGACGATTGTGTTTTACCAAAGTCTGaaaaaacagttattttacGAGATAATGACCGTGTGGTTGTCAG AGAATGTGACCATCATAAAATCCCACCTGATCCCAGTTTATCATCTGTAAAGGAGAAAAGGACTGTGTCTCACAATTTTAATAACACTGAGAAAACCAAAGAAATTGAGCCGATAGTAAGGGCACAAGACGAAAGTAAGAAAAAGGACAAAAAGAAGGAAAGCAAACTATATCTGTGTCAAtctgaagaaaagaaaaagaagaagaagaaggaaAGAGTTGCATCTCCAGATTTTGTTAATGCAGAACAAAAAACTAAGAagatgaaaaagaaaagaaaactggATAAATGTGAAAAAAGTCATGAAAGTCAACAAAGTGCCATTAGTagtcatataaatatacacaatcAAATTAAAGAAACAGAGGGAAGTGAGCTGCTAGTGTTTGCTTGTTCAACAAAACAGGATCAGTCATTGGACAATCCTGATAAAGAAAGAGCTGAACTTGATTCTGGGAAAACGCTTAAAAAGGGAAAGCAAAGAAAACGCTCAAGGGACTCTGTCTCTTCAGCAGTAACTACAGTGTCTCAAAAGAGTTCTATAGATACTGGAGGCAATGAGGCCAACTCAGTACCTCATGGaaatagaaaaagaaaagattcATTGAAATCATTGACGGGTAATGAGATTGGAAACAATGAGGGTGATAGTGAGGAAGAAAGGGGCGTTAAGAAACGAAGGAGACGAAGgcgaaaaaataaaaatactgcTGAAGCAGAAGCAAGTGGAGCAAGTAACAAAAATAATAGCTCTTTTGACAACAAACTACAAAAACAATTTCATCCAAAACCTGCCAGAaatgttattaatatttatggaaccaaaaataatcataaaGTATTTAACGAATCTGAATCGGAGGAGGAGACACCTGCTGTACAAGAATCTGTGAATGGAATGGAAGATGATAACATACCTGGGGAGGAAAAGCAGGAATCATTAGAGCAAGCCAAGAAAAGGCTGTTAGAGAAGGTTCAACAAGAATACCACAGTCTGACGGATAATCGCGACACAGTTGATAGACATCAGCCGATTAACGAACCTCTCAGTGAGAATGTGCAAGTACAGACACCATACAATAGTGTGCAACAATTTTCAAGTACTGAACTTATACATGAGAATGGACAACTTCAGCAACATGAGGATGTACAGGTCAACACTGGCATGTCGCAGGTACAGCTACAGTTAGTTAAACTGGCTAACGGTGTGCCAGTGTATACCAGACAGAGACAGAAGAGGTACTTCAATGCCTTCCATGGCAAGGAGCTGTCTAAAGAGCAACAGTTAAACACAAGTCTTACCAACAAGTCCATCATCATCACT AATGACCAGCCCACTGCTATACAGGAGCCAGACAAGGCTAATTGTGAATCAAAGTCAGAAGGATCACTTCCGCCTCCGGTCCAGGACTACACAAAGTTCCCTCCACTACAGGGCACACCACGACAGGGAGACAAGATCGCTTACAAG ATCCTGGAACTTTCAGACAGTTACACTCCAGAAGTATCTTACTACAAG GAAGCTGTTGTCCTTAATTTTGACCATAATTCACAAATGATAGAAATTGAAACAAAGCCAGGTGGACCAG ATTCCAAACCCCAGGGGAAGTTTCAtctggatgatgatgatgaccaTCTCCACATAGAACCAAAG ctGTCTTTGCAATGGGAGTCACTAATGGAAACAAGACTGTTGGACATTGTATAG